A region of Diospyros lotus cultivar Yz01 chromosome 3, ASM1463336v1, whole genome shotgun sequence DNA encodes the following proteins:
- the LOC127796622 gene encoding uncharacterized protein LOC127796622 isoform X2, which translates to MEDEVVSDGSFSFPISEPKLKLGDKRSNAEFVEYSKLRCKRVKTRDLESLFHSRENLEGDRHFLPAEKKKPQSFKGTARAKSVKSVPTPLDFIAKVCAASNSVDDDSLHSAKKLPSLKKHEIEQEVNFGTSRGFALDMNSENVSSSQNQEPLCPHKNRGYLKLGDASECGTTTSPLKEKDTMRVWKEMKQNGFLSSSYGAIPVPRPSRRKTKSDTKNMELAKRVQVDKFVRIAAPTGLLNELNPGIINHVRNMKQVHSIIEALVKSEKLENHPAGHEQAIPKKSATKSKSIIDRRKDLKNENGLGMRRLSLSGEDGSLSSSLGSQQKRGCPMLLSESVYLNSYHKGGDGESSNLERTFGKTTCGSFPMQESEDDILKLKLSPSTTTASDNISSLSSEESANLTSVSALSFKAANIASQWLELICQDIKGRLTALGLSKKRVRAVISTEMPFLMSREFSSNQENDQPAIKNPAAGCHVARWSALFHQMEKALSEEEKQLENWLSKVKEMRLHCNQGLQHFCNPLHGLKWMGTLEDNSTFSCSCRLQELAVRAAAASIYSTCNFVLSTQSI; encoded by the exons AAAATTTAGAAGGCGATCGCCATTTTCTCCCTGCTGAGAAAAAGAAACCTCAGAGCTTCAAGGGCACTGCAAGAGCAAAATCTGTTAAATCTGTCCCTACGCCGCTCGATTTCATTGCCAAAGTTTGTGCGGCTAGCAATTCAGTTGACGATGATTCATTACATTCTGCTAAAAAATTGCCCTCGTTAAAGAAGCATGAAATAGAACAAGAAGTTAATTTTGGAACATCAAGGGGTTTTGCCTTGGATATGAATTCAGAAAATGTTTCTAGCTCACAGAATCAAGAACCACTTTGTCCTCACAAAAACCGTGGATATCTTAAATTGGGTGATGCTTCGGAGTGTGGGACCACTACCAGTCCACTGAAGGAGAAAGATACGATGAGAGTTTGGAAAGAGATGAAGCAAAATGGTTTCCTTTCATCTTCTTATGGAGCCATACCAGTGCCAAGGCCAAGCAGGAGGAAAACTAAAAGTGACACTAAAAATATGGAGCTTGCTAAGAGAGTACAAGTCGACAAGTTCGTGAGAATTGCTGCTCCAACTGGACTGCTGAATGAGTTGAACCCTGGGATCATAAACCATGTAAGGAACATGAAACAGGTTCATTCAATAATAGAAGCTCTTGTCAAGTCTGAGAAACTAGAAAATCATCCGGCTGGACATGAGCAAGCTATTCCAAAGAAGAGCGCTACTAAAAGTAAAAGTATTATTGACAGGAGAAAGGACCTGAAGAATGAAAATGGCTTAGGAATGAGAAGACTCTCTCTTTCTGGTGAAGATGGGTCTTTGAGTTCTTCATTAGGGAGCCAGCAGAAAAGAGGTTGCCCAATGTTGCTGAGTGAATCAGTTTACTTGAATTCCTATCACAAAGGGGGAGATGGTGAATCAAGCAACTTAGAGAGGACTTTTGGTAAAACTACATGCGGATCATTTCCAATGCAAGAAAGTGAGGATGATATACTTAAACTGAAGTTGTCACCATCTACGACTACGGCGTCAGATAATATTAGTTCTTTGTCTAGTGAGGAGTCAGCAAACCTAACCAGTGTCTCTGCTCTTTCATTTAAAG CTGCTAATATAGCTTCTCAATGGTTGGAACTTATTTGTCAAGACATTAAAGGCCGTCTCACAG CACTGGGGCTTAGCAAGAAGAGAGTTCGAGCTGTTATTAGTACGGAAATGCCTTTTCTAATGTCCCGAGAATTCTCAAGTAATCAAGAGAATGATCAGCCCGCTATTAAAAACCCTGCTGCTGGATGTCATGTCGCTAGATGGAGTGCTCTTTTTCATCAGATGGAAAAAGCCCTCTCTGAGGAAGAGAAGCAACTG GAGAATTGGTTGAGCAAAGTAAAAGAAATGCGGCTCCATTGTAATCAGGGCCTACAACATTTCTGCAACCCATTACATGGTTTGAAATGGATGGGAACACTAGAAGATAACTCCAC CTTTTCTTGTTCATGCAGATTACAGGAATTGGCTGTAAGGGCAGCTGCAGCTTCTATTTATTCAACATGCAACTTCGTATTGTCCACACAAAGTATATAA
- the LOC127796622 gene encoding uncharacterized protein LOC127796622 isoform X1 has protein sequence MEDEVVSDGSFSFPISEPKLKLGDKRSNAEFVEYSKLRCKRVKTRDLESLFHSRENLEGDRHFLPAEKKKPQSFKGTARAKSVKSVPTPLDFIAKVCAASNSVDDDSLHSAKKLPSLKKHEIEQEVNFGTSRGFALDMNSENVSSSQNQEPLCPHKNRGYLKLGDASECGTTTSPLKEKDTMRVWKEMKQNGFLSSSYGAIPVPRPSRRKTKSDTKNMELAKRVQVDKFVRIAAPTGLLNELNPGIINHVRNMKQVHSIIEALVKSEKLENHPAGHEQAIPKKSATKSKSIIDRRKDLKNENGLGMRRLSLSGEDGSLSSSLGSQQKRGCPMLLSESVYLNSYHKGGDGESSNLERTFGKTTCGSFPMQESEDDILKLKLSPSTTTASDNISSLSSEESANLTSVSALSFKAANIASQWLELICQDIKGRLTALGLSKKRVRAVISTEMPFLMSREFSSNQENDQPAIKNPAAGCHVARWSALFHQMEKALSEEEKQLENWLSKVKEMRLHCNQGLQHFCNPLHGLKWMGTLEDNSTLQELAVRAAAASIYSTCNFVLSTQSI, from the exons AAAATTTAGAAGGCGATCGCCATTTTCTCCCTGCTGAGAAAAAGAAACCTCAGAGCTTCAAGGGCACTGCAAGAGCAAAATCTGTTAAATCTGTCCCTACGCCGCTCGATTTCATTGCCAAAGTTTGTGCGGCTAGCAATTCAGTTGACGATGATTCATTACATTCTGCTAAAAAATTGCCCTCGTTAAAGAAGCATGAAATAGAACAAGAAGTTAATTTTGGAACATCAAGGGGTTTTGCCTTGGATATGAATTCAGAAAATGTTTCTAGCTCACAGAATCAAGAACCACTTTGTCCTCACAAAAACCGTGGATATCTTAAATTGGGTGATGCTTCGGAGTGTGGGACCACTACCAGTCCACTGAAGGAGAAAGATACGATGAGAGTTTGGAAAGAGATGAAGCAAAATGGTTTCCTTTCATCTTCTTATGGAGCCATACCAGTGCCAAGGCCAAGCAGGAGGAAAACTAAAAGTGACACTAAAAATATGGAGCTTGCTAAGAGAGTACAAGTCGACAAGTTCGTGAGAATTGCTGCTCCAACTGGACTGCTGAATGAGTTGAACCCTGGGATCATAAACCATGTAAGGAACATGAAACAGGTTCATTCAATAATAGAAGCTCTTGTCAAGTCTGAGAAACTAGAAAATCATCCGGCTGGACATGAGCAAGCTATTCCAAAGAAGAGCGCTACTAAAAGTAAAAGTATTATTGACAGGAGAAAGGACCTGAAGAATGAAAATGGCTTAGGAATGAGAAGACTCTCTCTTTCTGGTGAAGATGGGTCTTTGAGTTCTTCATTAGGGAGCCAGCAGAAAAGAGGTTGCCCAATGTTGCTGAGTGAATCAGTTTACTTGAATTCCTATCACAAAGGGGGAGATGGTGAATCAAGCAACTTAGAGAGGACTTTTGGTAAAACTACATGCGGATCATTTCCAATGCAAGAAAGTGAGGATGATATACTTAAACTGAAGTTGTCACCATCTACGACTACGGCGTCAGATAATATTAGTTCTTTGTCTAGTGAGGAGTCAGCAAACCTAACCAGTGTCTCTGCTCTTTCATTTAAAG CTGCTAATATAGCTTCTCAATGGTTGGAACTTATTTGTCAAGACATTAAAGGCCGTCTCACAG CACTGGGGCTTAGCAAGAAGAGAGTTCGAGCTGTTATTAGTACGGAAATGCCTTTTCTAATGTCCCGAGAATTCTCAAGTAATCAAGAGAATGATCAGCCCGCTATTAAAAACCCTGCTGCTGGATGTCATGTCGCTAGATGGAGTGCTCTTTTTCATCAGATGGAAAAAGCCCTCTCTGAGGAAGAGAAGCAACTG GAGAATTGGTTGAGCAAAGTAAAAGAAATGCGGCTCCATTGTAATCAGGGCCTACAACATTTCTGCAACCCATTACATGGTTTGAAATGGATGGGAACACTAGAAGATAACTCCAC ATTACAGGAATTGGCTGTAAGGGCAGCTGCAGCTTCTATTTATTCAACATGCAACTTCGTATTGTCCACACAAAGTATATAA
- the LOC127798000 gene encoding probable LRR receptor-like serine/threonine-protein kinase IRK isoform X1, with protein sequence MKNFFCLFVLLLLVPISARSLNPSLNDDVLGLIVFKADIQDPSGKLVSWNEDDDSPCNWVGVKCNPRFNRVSELVLDGFALSGRLGKGLLQLQFLRKLSLANNNLTGNIGPSLTRLENLRILDLSQNSLSGSIPDDFFQRCGSLRSISLAKNKFSGQIPDDLSSCSTLAAINFSSNQFSGSLPTGIWSLTGLRSIDLSDNLLEGEIPEGVEGLNNLRAINLRKNKFKGKISDGIGSCLLLRSIDFSENSLSGNLPDTMQKLTLCNDLNLHENLFAGELPEWLGEMRRLEMLDLSDNSFSGQVPTSIGNLQSLKVLNISTNAFTGNLPESMINCENLVVADFSHNLLMGSLPVWIFKLSVQEVVFSGNRLSGSMDSAFASSAETSHQKLLVLDLSSNALSGNIPFAVGDFSSLQVLNLSRNSLDGGIPASVGELKALDILDLSENRLNGSIPLEIGGALSLKELKLEKNLLSGTIPMSIENCSSLTSLILSRNNLTGSIPAAVAKLVNLQVVDLSFNKFVGTLPKQLANLARLVSFNISHNQLQGELPAGSFFNRIAPSSVSGNPSLCGAAVNRTCPTVLPKPIVLNPNSSDSTPGPVPQILGHKKIILSISALIAIGAAAVIVIGVIAVTVLNLRVRSTTSRSAAALTLSGGDDFSNSPTTDANSGKLVMFSGEPDFSMGAHALLSKDCELGRGGFGAVYRTMLRDGRPVAIKKLTVSSLVKSQEDFEREVKKLGKIRHHNLVALEGYYWTPSLQLLIYEFVSGGSLYKHLHEGSGGNFLSWNDRFNIILGTAKSLAHLHQMNIIHYNLKSSNILIDGAGSAKVADFGLARLLPMLDRYVLSSKIQSALGYMAPEFACRTVKITEKCDVYGFGVLVLEVVTGKRPVEYMEDDVVVLCDMVRGALEEGKVEECVDGRLQGNFPADEAIPVMKLGLICTSQVPSNRPDMSEVVNILELIRCPSDSQEELV encoded by the exons ATGAAGAACTTCTTTTGTCTGTTTGTTTTGCTTCTTCTAGTTCCCATTTCGGCGAGATCTTTGAATCCATCTCTGAATGATGATGTTCTGGGATTGATAGTCTTCAAGGCTGACATTCAAGATCCGAGTGGAAAATTAGTTTCTTGGAATGAAGATGATGACAGTCCCTGTAACTGGGTTGGTGTAAAATGCAACCCAAGATTCAACAGGGTATCAGAGCTTGTCCTTGATGGGTTTGCTCTCTCAGGACGGTTAGGCAAGGGCCTACTCCAATTGCAGTTTCTTCGGAAGTTGTCACTGGCAAATAACAATCTTACAGGGAATATAGGACCCAGTCTTACCAGACTGGAGAACTTACGAATCCTGGACTTGAGCCAGAACAGTCTTTCTGGATCAATCCCTGATGATTTCTTCCAACGATGTGGCTCTCTAAGGTCAATTTCCTTGGCCAAGAACAAGTTTTCAGGCCAAATTCCAGACGACTTGAGCTCCTGCTCCACACTTGCTGCAATCAACTTCTCTTCCAATCAGTTTTCTGGTTCATTACCTACTGGGATCTGGTCTTTGACTGGGCTTAGATCAATTGATCTCTCAGATAATCTTTTGGAGGGTGAGATTCCAGAGGGCGTTGAAGGATTGAATAATTTGAGAGCAATTAACTTGAGGAAGAataaatttaaaggcaagaTTTCTGATGGAATTGGTAGTTGCTTACTTTTGAGGTCAATTGATTTTAGTGAAAACTCCCTATCAGGGAATCTTCCAGACACGATGCAGAAGCTTACCTTGTGCAATGATCTAAATTTACATGAAAACTTGTTTGCAGGTGAGCTTCCTGAGTGGCTCGGAGAAATGAGAAGACTTGAGATGTTGGATCTTTCTGATAACAGCTTCTCTGGTCAGGTTCCTACATCAATTGGGAACCTCCAGTCCTTGAAGGTGCTGAATATTTCTACAAATGCTTTTACTGGGAATTTGCCAGAGTCCATGATCAACTGTGAGAACCTTGTGGTTGCAGATTTCAGCCACAATTTATTGATGGGTAGTCTTCCTGTTTGGATATTTAAATTGAGTGTACAGGAAGTTGTATTTTCAGGAAATAGATTAAGTGGGAGCATGGATAGTGCTTTTGCTTCCTCTGCAGAAACGTCACACCAAAAGCTTCTTGTATTGGATTTATCCAGCAATGCATTGTCTGGTAACATTCCTTTTGCTGTTGGGGATTTTAGCAGCTTGCAGGTCCTGAATTTGTCTAGGAACTCACTTGATGGTGGTATTCCAGCAAGTGTTGGAGAACTAAAGGCTTTGGATATTCTGGACTTGAGTGAAAATAGGTTAAATGGAAGCATTCCTTTGGAAATTGGGGGAGCGTTATCTCTTAAAGAATTGAAACTGGAGAAGAACTTATTGTCTGGAACGATTCCTATGTCTATTGAAAATTGCTCTTCACTAACATCATT GATTCTTTCAAGGAACAACCTTACTGGCTCAATACCTGCAGCTGTTGCAAAACTTGTTAACCTTCAGGTTGTAGACTTGTCTTTTAATAAATTCGTTGGAACCCTACCAAAGCAACTGGCAAATCTTGCCCGGCTTGTCTCCTTCAACATATCACACAACCAGCTCCAAGGTGAACTGCCTGCTGGTAGTTTTTTCAACAGAATTGCCCCGTCTTCTGTCTCAGGCAATCCGTCACTTTGTGGGGCTGCGGTCAACAGGACTTGTCCAACTGTCCTTCCCAAACCTATTGTCCTGAATCCCAATTCTTCTGATTCCACTCCTGGTCCTGTCCCCCAAATTCTTGGCCACAAGAAAATCATCCTGAGCATTTCTGCCCTCATTGCAATTGGTGCAGCTGCTGTGATTGTTATTGGAGTAATTGCTGTAACTGTCCTCAACCTCCGTGTCCGGTCTACCACATCCCGCTCAGCAGCAGCTCTGACATTATCCGGTGGTGATGACTTCAGCAATTCCCCCACTACAGATGCCAACTCTGGTAAGCTTGTCATGTTTTCAGGGGAGCCTGACTTCAGCATGGGAGCACATGCTTTGCTCAGCAAGGATTGCGAACTTGGACGTGGTGGATTTGGAGCAGTCTACCGGACAATGCTTCGAGATGGCCGGCCAGTTGCCATCAAGAAGCTTACTGTCTCCAGTCTGGTGAAAtcccaagaagactttgagaggGAAGTTAAGAAATTGGGAAAAATCCGACACCATAACCTTGTTGCGCTTGAAGGCTATTACTGGACTCCGTCCCTGCAGCTCCTCATATATGAATTTGTGTCTGGTGGAAGTTTGTATAAGCACCTCCATGAGGGTTCAGGTGGAAACTTCCTGTCATGGAATGATAGATTCAATATAATTCTTGGGACAGCTAAAAGTTTGGCTCACCTCCACCAGATGAACATAATCCATTACAATCTAAAATCAAGCAACATCCTCATTGATGGCGCCGGCAGTGCTAAAGTGGCAGATTTTGGCCTGGCAAGGCTGTTGCCAATGCTAGACCGTTATGTTCTGAGCAGCAAGATTCAGAGCGCCCTAGGCTACATGGCACCTGAATTTGCATGCCGGACTGTAAAAATCACCGAGAAATGCGATGTCTACGGGTTTGGGGTTCTGGTTTTGGAGGTGGTAACCGGAAAGCGGCCTGTTGAATACATGGAAGATGATGTGGTAGTACTTTGTGACATGGTCAGAGGAGCCCTGGAAGAAGGGAAGGTGGAGGAATGTGTTGATGGGAGGTTGCAGGGGAATTTCCCTGCGGATGAGGCAATTCCAGTAATGAAATTAGGCTTAATCTGCACATCTCAAGTGCCATCAAACCGGCCCGACATGAGCGAGGTGGTTAACATTCTGGAGCTGATCAGATGCCCTTCTGATAGCCAGGAGGAATTGGTATGA
- the LOC127798000 gene encoding probable LRR receptor-like serine/threonine-protein kinase IRK isoform X2 has product MKNFFCLFVLLLLVPISARSLNPSLNDDVLGLIVFKADIQDPSGKLVSWNEDDDSPCNWVGVKCNPRFNRVSELVLDGFALSGRLGKGLLQLQFLRKLSLANNNLTGNIGPSLTRLENLRILDLSQNSLSGSIPDDFFQRCGSLRSISLAKNKFSGQIPDDLSSCSTLAAINFSSNQFSGSLPTGIWSLTGLRSIDLSDNLLEGEIPEGVEGLNNLRAINLRKNKFKGELPEWLGEMRRLEMLDLSDNSFSGQVPTSIGNLQSLKVLNISTNAFTGNLPESMINCENLVVADFSHNLLMGSLPVWIFKLSVQEVVFSGNRLSGSMDSAFASSAETSHQKLLVLDLSSNALSGNIPFAVGDFSSLQVLNLSRNSLDGGIPASVGELKALDILDLSENRLNGSIPLEIGGALSLKELKLEKNLLSGTIPMSIENCSSLTSLILSRNNLTGSIPAAVAKLVNLQVVDLSFNKFVGTLPKQLANLARLVSFNISHNQLQGELPAGSFFNRIAPSSVSGNPSLCGAAVNRTCPTVLPKPIVLNPNSSDSTPGPVPQILGHKKIILSISALIAIGAAAVIVIGVIAVTVLNLRVRSTTSRSAAALTLSGGDDFSNSPTTDANSGKLVMFSGEPDFSMGAHALLSKDCELGRGGFGAVYRTMLRDGRPVAIKKLTVSSLVKSQEDFEREVKKLGKIRHHNLVALEGYYWTPSLQLLIYEFVSGGSLYKHLHEGSGGNFLSWNDRFNIILGTAKSLAHLHQMNIIHYNLKSSNILIDGAGSAKVADFGLARLLPMLDRYVLSSKIQSALGYMAPEFACRTVKITEKCDVYGFGVLVLEVVTGKRPVEYMEDDVVVLCDMVRGALEEGKVEECVDGRLQGNFPADEAIPVMKLGLICTSQVPSNRPDMSEVVNILELIRCPSDSQEELV; this is encoded by the exons ATGAAGAACTTCTTTTGTCTGTTTGTTTTGCTTCTTCTAGTTCCCATTTCGGCGAGATCTTTGAATCCATCTCTGAATGATGATGTTCTGGGATTGATAGTCTTCAAGGCTGACATTCAAGATCCGAGTGGAAAATTAGTTTCTTGGAATGAAGATGATGACAGTCCCTGTAACTGGGTTGGTGTAAAATGCAACCCAAGATTCAACAGGGTATCAGAGCTTGTCCTTGATGGGTTTGCTCTCTCAGGACGGTTAGGCAAGGGCCTACTCCAATTGCAGTTTCTTCGGAAGTTGTCACTGGCAAATAACAATCTTACAGGGAATATAGGACCCAGTCTTACCAGACTGGAGAACTTACGAATCCTGGACTTGAGCCAGAACAGTCTTTCTGGATCAATCCCTGATGATTTCTTCCAACGATGTGGCTCTCTAAGGTCAATTTCCTTGGCCAAGAACAAGTTTTCAGGCCAAATTCCAGACGACTTGAGCTCCTGCTCCACACTTGCTGCAATCAACTTCTCTTCCAATCAGTTTTCTGGTTCATTACCTACTGGGATCTGGTCTTTGACTGGGCTTAGATCAATTGATCTCTCAGATAATCTTTTGGAGGGTGAGATTCCAGAGGGCGTTGAAGGATTGAATAATTTGAGAGCAATTAACTTGAGGAAGAataaatttaaag GTGAGCTTCCTGAGTGGCTCGGAGAAATGAGAAGACTTGAGATGTTGGATCTTTCTGATAACAGCTTCTCTGGTCAGGTTCCTACATCAATTGGGAACCTCCAGTCCTTGAAGGTGCTGAATATTTCTACAAATGCTTTTACTGGGAATTTGCCAGAGTCCATGATCAACTGTGAGAACCTTGTGGTTGCAGATTTCAGCCACAATTTATTGATGGGTAGTCTTCCTGTTTGGATATTTAAATTGAGTGTACAGGAAGTTGTATTTTCAGGAAATAGATTAAGTGGGAGCATGGATAGTGCTTTTGCTTCCTCTGCAGAAACGTCACACCAAAAGCTTCTTGTATTGGATTTATCCAGCAATGCATTGTCTGGTAACATTCCTTTTGCTGTTGGGGATTTTAGCAGCTTGCAGGTCCTGAATTTGTCTAGGAACTCACTTGATGGTGGTATTCCAGCAAGTGTTGGAGAACTAAAGGCTTTGGATATTCTGGACTTGAGTGAAAATAGGTTAAATGGAAGCATTCCTTTGGAAATTGGGGGAGCGTTATCTCTTAAAGAATTGAAACTGGAGAAGAACTTATTGTCTGGAACGATTCCTATGTCTATTGAAAATTGCTCTTCACTAACATCATT GATTCTTTCAAGGAACAACCTTACTGGCTCAATACCTGCAGCTGTTGCAAAACTTGTTAACCTTCAGGTTGTAGACTTGTCTTTTAATAAATTCGTTGGAACCCTACCAAAGCAACTGGCAAATCTTGCCCGGCTTGTCTCCTTCAACATATCACACAACCAGCTCCAAGGTGAACTGCCTGCTGGTAGTTTTTTCAACAGAATTGCCCCGTCTTCTGTCTCAGGCAATCCGTCACTTTGTGGGGCTGCGGTCAACAGGACTTGTCCAACTGTCCTTCCCAAACCTATTGTCCTGAATCCCAATTCTTCTGATTCCACTCCTGGTCCTGTCCCCCAAATTCTTGGCCACAAGAAAATCATCCTGAGCATTTCTGCCCTCATTGCAATTGGTGCAGCTGCTGTGATTGTTATTGGAGTAATTGCTGTAACTGTCCTCAACCTCCGTGTCCGGTCTACCACATCCCGCTCAGCAGCAGCTCTGACATTATCCGGTGGTGATGACTTCAGCAATTCCCCCACTACAGATGCCAACTCTGGTAAGCTTGTCATGTTTTCAGGGGAGCCTGACTTCAGCATGGGAGCACATGCTTTGCTCAGCAAGGATTGCGAACTTGGACGTGGTGGATTTGGAGCAGTCTACCGGACAATGCTTCGAGATGGCCGGCCAGTTGCCATCAAGAAGCTTACTGTCTCCAGTCTGGTGAAAtcccaagaagactttgagaggGAAGTTAAGAAATTGGGAAAAATCCGACACCATAACCTTGTTGCGCTTGAAGGCTATTACTGGACTCCGTCCCTGCAGCTCCTCATATATGAATTTGTGTCTGGTGGAAGTTTGTATAAGCACCTCCATGAGGGTTCAGGTGGAAACTTCCTGTCATGGAATGATAGATTCAATATAATTCTTGGGACAGCTAAAAGTTTGGCTCACCTCCACCAGATGAACATAATCCATTACAATCTAAAATCAAGCAACATCCTCATTGATGGCGCCGGCAGTGCTAAAGTGGCAGATTTTGGCCTGGCAAGGCTGTTGCCAATGCTAGACCGTTATGTTCTGAGCAGCAAGATTCAGAGCGCCCTAGGCTACATGGCACCTGAATTTGCATGCCGGACTGTAAAAATCACCGAGAAATGCGATGTCTACGGGTTTGGGGTTCTGGTTTTGGAGGTGGTAACCGGAAAGCGGCCTGTTGAATACATGGAAGATGATGTGGTAGTACTTTGTGACATGGTCAGAGGAGCCCTGGAAGAAGGGAAGGTGGAGGAATGTGTTGATGGGAGGTTGCAGGGGAATTTCCCTGCGGATGAGGCAATTCCAGTAATGAAATTAGGCTTAATCTGCACATCTCAAGTGCCATCAAACCGGCCCGACATGAGCGAGGTGGTTAACATTCTGGAGCTGATCAGATGCCCTTCTGATAGCCAGGAGGAATTGGTATGA